In Plasmodium gaboni strain SY75 chromosome 14, whole genome shotgun sequence, one genomic interval encodes:
- a CDS encoding hypothetical protein (conserved Plasmodium protein, unknown function), with the protein MSELKEFDEFNFKNYDNYNNNEKENDQIPSNILYEENNEVRASLDKLNYMNPIENVDYNNMNMSSNNFYNELNKRESASSLLYNNNNNNNMNNMNNINNNLNNKYNGSDIKNHDSFYKSNLSSPMKENRMSFENSYETFFEKESDISDTEVSDVWEKERLQRIKERKEYEEKEKKEIKKKAAQDLKKWYEEIAIVIEEKKKLSNQKLSEDKKKEQNFDNKTWLKVSQYLDMEKGEYFKENSRMKQVLLKLIQKESS; encoded by the coding sequence ATGAGCGAATTAAAAGAGTTCGATgaatttaattttaaaaattatgataattataataataatgaaaaagaaaatgatcAAATACCTTCCAATATACtttatgaagaaaataatgaagTAAGAGCATCATTGGATAAActaaattatatgaatcCTATAGAAAATGTagattataataatatgaacatgtcatcaaataatttctataatgaattaaataaaagagAAAGTGCAAGTTccttattatataacaacaacaataataataatatgaataatatgaataatataaataacaatttgaataataaatataatggTAGTGATATCAAAAATCATgattctttttataaaagtaATTTATCATCACCTATGAAAGAAAATAGAATGTCTTTTGAAAATTCTTATGAAACTTTTTTTGAAAAAGAATCAGATATATCAGACACCGAAGTATCAGATGTCTGGGAAAAAGAAAGATTACAAAGaataaaagaaagaaaagaatatgaagaaaaagaaaaaaaagaaattaaaaaaaaagctGCTCAAGATCTTAAAAAATGGTATGAAGAAATAGCTATCGTtattgaagaaaaaaaaaaattatctaACCAAAAATTATCagaagataaaaaaaaagaacaaaattTCGATAATAAAACATGGTTAAAAGTATCTCAATATCTAGATATGGAAAAAGGAGAATATTTTAAGGAAAATAGTCGAATGAAGCAGGTCCTCCTTAAACTAATACAAAAGGAAAGCTCatag